One Deinococcus aerius genomic region harbors:
- the rpoD gene encoding RNA polymerase sigma factor RpoD: MAEPTKARTRSKVPASSAGVTEGGPAENPVKASPAPRAPARPAAQNGEPDQTAAAAHEVTPRKMAPRKATAKSASAKKAASQTDPAPNTDAGAEGAPTPARKAATKAAPAAKPAAKAGPADKPYYAHPSIQELLKAGRAAGVLSSEEIAAALSVALEANGLDPESAEAFEDMQLYLAAQQIEVQDLDDEDEDTDLDDVEEGAAPGAAAEGDEEEKYFDDMPRAVSNDPVRQYLHEIGRVPLLTLEEEIALARRIEEGEEARKMLEEEPDLEDRARRRLMRQMEDGAAARQGLIEANLRLVVSIAKKYTGRGLGFLDLIQEGNQGLIRAVEKFEYRRRYKFSTYATWWIRQAINRAIADQARTIRIPVHMVETINKLTRTARQLQQELSREATYEEIAEAMGPGWDANKVEEVQKVSQEPVSLETPIGDEKDSFYGDFIPDENLDSPVDNAAKTLLSEELEKALSKLTEREAMVLKFRKGLVDGREHTLEEVGQRFNVTRERIRQIENKALRKLKYHESRTRKLRDFLD; encoded by the coding sequence ATGGCAGAACCCACCAAAGCACGGACCCGCAGCAAAGTCCCGGCCTCCAGCGCGGGCGTGACGGAGGGCGGCCCCGCCGAGAACCCCGTCAAGGCATCCCCCGCCCCCCGCGCCCCCGCCCGCCCGGCGGCCCAGAACGGCGAGCCGGACCAGACCGCCGCAGCCGCCCATGAGGTCACCCCCCGGAAAATGGCGCCCCGCAAGGCCACGGCGAAGTCGGCCTCGGCCAAGAAGGCGGCCAGCCAGACCGACCCCGCCCCCAACACCGACGCGGGGGCCGAGGGCGCGCCCACCCCGGCCCGCAAGGCGGCCACCAAGGCGGCGCCCGCGGCCAAACCCGCCGCCAAGGCCGGTCCCGCCGACAAGCCCTACTACGCGCACCCCAGCATCCAGGAGCTCCTGAAGGCGGGCCGCGCGGCGGGGGTGCTGTCCAGCGAGGAGATCGCCGCCGCCCTGTCGGTCGCGCTGGAGGCGAACGGGCTGGACCCCGAGAGCGCCGAGGCCTTCGAGGACATGCAGCTCTACCTCGCTGCCCAGCAGATCGAGGTGCAGGACCTCGACGACGAGGACGAGGACACCGACCTCGACGACGTGGAGGAGGGTGCGGCCCCCGGCGCCGCCGCCGAGGGCGACGAGGAGGAGAAGTACTTCGACGACATGCCGCGCGCCGTGTCCAACGACCCGGTGCGGCAGTACCTCCACGAGATCGGCCGGGTGCCGCTGCTCACCCTGGAGGAGGAGATCGCCCTCGCCCGCCGCATCGAGGAGGGCGAGGAGGCCCGCAAGATGCTGGAGGAGGAGCCCGACCTCGAGGACCGGGCGCGCCGCCGTCTGATGCGCCAGATGGAGGACGGGGCCGCCGCCCGCCAGGGCCTGATCGAGGCGAACCTGCGCCTGGTCGTCTCCATCGCCAAGAAGTACACCGGGCGCGGGCTGGGCTTTCTCGACCTGATTCAGGAGGGCAACCAGGGCCTGATCCGCGCGGTCGAAAAGTTCGAGTACCGCCGCCGCTACAAGTTCTCGACCTACGCGACGTGGTGGATTCGCCAGGCGATCAACCGCGCCATCGCCGACCAGGCCCGCACCATCCGCATCCCGGTCCACATGGTCGAGACGATCAACAAGCTGACGCGCACCGCCCGCCAGCTTCAGCAGGAACTCTCGCGCGAAGCGACCTACGAGGAGATCGCCGAGGCGATGGGTCCCGGCTGGGACGCCAACAAGGTCGAGGAGGTCCAGAAGGTCTCCCAGGAGCCCGTCTCGCTGGAGACCCCCATCGGCGACGAGAAGGACTCCTTCTACGGCGACTTCATTCCCGACGAGAACCTCGACTCCCCGGTCGACAACGCCGCCAAGACCCTGCTCTCCGAGGAACTCGAAAAGGCCCTCTCCAAGCTCACCGAGCGCGAGGCGATGGTCCTGAAGTTCCGCAAGGGCCTGGTCGATGGCCGCGAACACACCCTGGAAGAGGTCGGCCAGCGGTTCAACGTGACCCGCGAGCGCATCCGCCAGATCGAGAACAAGGCGCTGCGGAAGCTCAAGTACCACGAGAGCCGCACCCGCAAGCTGCGCGATTTTCTGGATTGA
- a CDS encoding glycoside hydrolase family 2 TIM barrel-domain containing protein: MRYSTHPTPLLEREHWRDLGGLWQFCYDDEARWRHPSEVIFDRQILVPYAPESRKSGIGDEGFHPVVWYSLTVTLTPEERSGRLLLHFGAVDYRASVWANGHLVAEHEGGHTPFTADITEQAQAGETVEIVVRAEDDPHDLAKPRGKQDWQREPHSIWYPRTTGIWQTVWLERVPETYLRRVRWSSSMQSWEIGVQVEVAGPLPPRMSVRVRLYRDGDLLADDRYGVRHPEVSRQISLADPGIDDFRNELLWSPAHPQLLDAQVDLLVGEQVVDRVRSYTAMRYVAVHGNRFLLNGRPYYLRMVLDQGYWPDSLMTATDDELRQDVELIRRLGFNGARKHQKIENPRWLYWCDVLGVLVWEEMPSPYRFTPQAVKRLTREWEEVLERDISHPCIVAWVPFNESWGVPDLPTNPAHRDYVRALYHLTKTFDSSRPVIGNDGWEHVATDILTIHDYADDTEALRRRYGTIESTRLSLEQQQPADRALTLGGFEVMGQPVVLSEFGGIAYIPNHESGWGYSESQSEIDFLQDYSALLAAIHDCHGLSGFCYTQLTDTFQEKNGLLYEDRRPKADMLKLAKSTQGNRTAREMTIDPVLNPYGNSPRWLNRQREPLVLAETAED; the protein is encoded by the coding sequence TTGCGTTACTCCACCCACCCCACCCCGCTGCTGGAGCGCGAACACTGGCGCGACCTGGGCGGCCTGTGGCAGTTCTGTTACGACGATGAGGCGCGCTGGCGCCACCCCAGCGAGGTGATCTTCGACCGCCAGATCCTGGTGCCCTACGCCCCCGAGAGCCGCAAGAGCGGCATCGGTGACGAGGGCTTTCACCCCGTGGTGTGGTACAGCCTGACCGTGACGCTCACGCCCGAGGAACGCTCGGGCCGTCTGCTGCTGCACTTCGGCGCGGTGGACTACCGGGCCAGCGTGTGGGCGAACGGCCATCTGGTGGCCGAACACGAGGGCGGGCACACGCCCTTCACCGCCGACATCACCGAGCAGGCCCAGGCGGGCGAGACGGTCGAGATCGTGGTCCGGGCCGAGGACGACCCCCACGACCTCGCCAAGCCGCGCGGCAAGCAGGACTGGCAGCGCGAGCCGCACTCGATCTGGTATCCCCGCACGACCGGCATCTGGCAGACCGTCTGGCTGGAGCGGGTGCCCGAGACCTACCTGCGCCGGGTGCGCTGGTCGAGCAGCATGCAGAGCTGGGAGATAGGAGTGCAGGTCGAGGTGGCCGGGCCGCTGCCCCCCCGCATGAGCGTGCGGGTGCGGCTCTACCGCGACGGGGACCTGCTGGCCGACGACCGCTACGGGGTGCGCCACCCCGAGGTCTCCCGCCAGATTTCGCTGGCCGACCCCGGCATCGACGATTTCCGCAACGAGCTGCTCTGGAGCCCGGCCCACCCCCAACTGCTCGACGCGCAGGTGGACCTGCTGGTGGGGGAGCAGGTGGTCGACCGGGTGCGCTCCTACACCGCCATGCGCTACGTGGCGGTCCACGGCAACCGCTTCCTGCTCAATGGGCGCCCGTACTACCTGCGGATGGTCCTGGACCAGGGCTACTGGCCTGACTCCTTGATGACCGCCACCGACGACGAGCTGCGCCAGGACGTGGAACTCATCCGCAGGCTGGGCTTTAACGGCGCGCGCAAACACCAGAAGATCGAGAACCCCCGCTGGCTGTACTGGTGCGACGTGCTGGGCGTGCTGGTGTGGGAGGAGATGCCCAGCCCCTACCGCTTCACCCCGCAGGCGGTCAAGCGCCTCACCCGCGAGTGGGAGGAGGTGCTGGAGCGCGACATCTCGCACCCCTGCATCGTGGCGTGGGTGCCCTTCAACGAGTCGTGGGGGGTGCCGGACCTGCCCACCAACCCGGCCCACCGCGACTACGTGCGGGCGCTGTACCACCTCACGAAGACCTTCGACTCCTCGCGCCCGGTGATCGGCAACGACGGCTGGGAACACGTGGCGACCGACATCCTCACCATCCACGACTACGCCGACGACACCGAGGCGTTGCGGCGGCGCTACGGCACCATCGAGTCCACCCGGCTCTCGCTGGAGCAGCAGCAGCCCGCCGACCGGGCCTTGACGCTGGGCGGCTTCGAGGTGATGGGGCAGCCGGTGGTCCTCTCCGAGTTCGGCGGGATCGCCTACATCCCCAACCACGAGAGCGGCTGGGGCTACAGCGAGTCGCAGAGCGAGATCGACTTCCTTCAGGACTATTCGGCGCTGCTGGCCGCCATCCACGACTGCCACGGCCTGTCGGGCTTCTGCTACACCCAGCTCACCGACACCTTCCAGGAGAAGAACGGCCTGCTGTACGAGGACCGCCGCCCCAAGGCGGACATGCTCAAGCTCGCCAAGAGCACTCAGGGCAACCGCACCGCCCGCGAGATGACCATCGACCCGGTGCTCAACCCCTACGGCAACTCGCCGCGCTGGCTCAACCGGCAGCGGGAGCCGCTGGTCCTCGCGGAGACGGCGGAGGACTGA
- a CDS encoding glycosyltransferase family 1 protein has translation MLKSQPDVVCLSHLRWKFVYQRPQHLMTRAARTRRVYYLEEPVEGGAQPHLEVTTDGGVTVLTPHVPPGLYGDAAEEVTARLLGPFLEREGVRRPLAWVYTPMRLPLLDVVQPGSVVYDCMDELANFRSAPPKLREREQELFRQADVVFTGGHRLYEAKRRQHHNVHPFPSSVDVGHFARARNGLPDPADQQHLSRPRLGFYGVIDERFDIELVGELARRRPEWQFVLLGPVVKIDPAELPRGENLHYLGMKSYAELPSYLAHWDVALLPFALNEATEFISPTKTPEYLAAGLPVVSTPIRDVVRPYGERGVVSIAQGVDEFEAAVLAALSADQTGRRARADALLAGMSWDRTWEEMQALLLRAEAGPGSLQGVARAGTFTAGGSD, from the coding sequence ATGCTCAAGAGCCAGCCCGACGTGGTGTGCCTCTCGCACCTGCGCTGGAAGTTCGTGTACCAGCGCCCCCAGCACCTGATGACCCGGGCGGCCCGCACCCGGCGCGTGTACTACCTGGAGGAGCCGGTGGAGGGCGGTGCCCAGCCCCACCTGGAGGTGACCACCGACGGGGGCGTGACCGTGCTGACGCCCCACGTCCCGCCGGGCCTGTACGGCGACGCCGCCGAGGAGGTCACCGCCCGGCTGCTGGGTCCCTTCCTGGAGCGGGAGGGGGTGAGGCGGCCCCTCGCCTGGGTCTACACCCCCATGCGGCTGCCGCTTCTCGACGTGGTGCAGCCGGGCAGCGTCGTGTACGACTGCATGGACGAACTTGCCAACTTCCGCAGCGCCCCCCCGAAATTGCGAGAGCGGGAGCAGGAGCTGTTCCGGCAGGCGGACGTGGTGTTCACGGGGGGCCACCGGCTGTACGAGGCCAAGCGCCGCCAGCACCACAACGTCCATCCCTTCCCCTCCAGCGTCGATGTGGGCCACTTCGCCCGGGCGAGAAACGGCCTGCCCGACCCCGCCGACCAGCAACACCTCTCGCGTCCCCGCCTGGGGTTCTACGGCGTGATCGATGAGCGCTTCGACATCGAGCTGGTGGGAGAACTGGCGCGGCGGCGCCCGGAGTGGCAGTTCGTGCTGCTGGGGCCGGTGGTGAAGATCGACCCGGCGGAGTTGCCGCGGGGGGAGAACCTGCACTACCTGGGGATGAAGAGCTACGCGGAACTGCCGTCGTACCTGGCTCACTGGGATGTCGCCCTGCTGCCCTTCGCGCTGAACGAGGCGACGGAGTTCATCAGTCCCACCAAGACTCCTGAGTATCTGGCGGCGGGCCTCCCGGTCGTCTCGACCCCGATCCGGGACGTGGTGCGGCCCTACGGCGAGCGCGGGGTGGTGAGCATCGCGCAGGGGGTGGACGAGTTCGAGGCGGCAGTCCTGGCGGCCCTGAGTGCGGATCAAACCGGGCGGCGTGCCCGGGCGGACGCGCTGCTGGCGGGCATGTCTTGGGACCGCACCTGGGAGGAGATGCAGGCGCTGCTGCTCCGGGCGGAAGCGGGGCCAGGCTCCCTTCAAGGCGTGGCGCGGGCCGGAACGTTCACGGCGGGTGGCAGCGACTGA
- a CDS encoding DUF4129 domain-containing protein gives MPLWADRSLLLLAAPLVGAAWLPWWAVLGLTVALALTRRGDGPRSVRVPLLLLGAGVGLVVALPGMRGPGGATAFIQAFVTVMGGTALVHLGVAALEEGRVGWGAGWLVALLLLGALVPGGRSLAFLALGLLALLLTLLGAAGVEERPVRRLGGGGKALLGTAGAALAAALFLALLAFALPGVGSSRPSPGGGSPTAPIQAQEAGPTAEPPRTSALETGSPGEIRRVRPVGDLPERLPGGDLVLLSGLLFFAALAFAMWRARSRIPGEPFRVRWWEVAAVLGVGLAAALLFGFWVAARSGAGEGLGPGTVGAAGSPSSQALKEVSDPLGLFWERGLWVLSLLAFLVFTGLAAALFWLGLRFRPDPEEVEPGGTLTATPSPGEEEALHRVRLAYRAALASLGAAGLGRGEAETPAEHAGRVAGVRPALAGPLGTLVAAYSPVRYGGRVTEDDADAAERAAREVTHLTAQPDRKDTESETT, from the coding sequence GTGCCCCTCTGGGCCGACCGCTCGCTGTTGCTGCTGGCCGCCCCGCTGGTCGGCGCGGCGTGGCTGCCGTGGTGGGCGGTGCTGGGGCTCACCGTGGCCCTGGCCCTCACCCGGCGGGGAGACGGGCCGCGCTCGGTGCGGGTGCCGCTGCTGCTGCTGGGGGCGGGGGTGGGGCTGGTGGTGGCGCTGCCGGGAATGCGGGGGCCGGGGGGGGCGACGGCGTTTATCCAGGCGTTCGTGACCGTCATGGGCGGCACGGCGCTTGTGCATCTAGGTGTCGCGGCCCTGGAAGAAGGGCGGGTGGGCTGGGGCGCGGGGTGGCTGGTGGCCCTGCTGCTGCTGGGGGCGCTGGTGCCGGGGGGCCGTTCCCTCGCCTTCCTGGCCCTCGGCCTGCTCGCGCTGCTGCTGACCCTGCTGGGCGCGGCGGGGGTGGAGGAGCGGCCTGTCCGGCGGCTGGGCGGGGGAGGGAAGGCGCTGCTGGGCACGGCGGGTGCGGCCCTGGCGGCGGCCCTGTTCCTCGCCCTGCTCGCGTTCGCGCTGCCGGGAGTCGGATCATCACGCCCCAGCCCGGGGGGTGGCTCACCCACTGCCCCGATCCAGGCGCAGGAGGCGGGGCCAACTGCCGAGCCGCCCCGAACATCGGCGCTAGAGACGGGGAGTCCGGGCGAGATTCGCCGAGTCCGTCCGGTCGGGGACCTGCCGGAGCGCCTCCCCGGCGGCGACCTCGTGCTGCTGAGCGGCTTGCTGTTCTTCGCGGCGCTCGCGTTTGCGATGTGGCGGGCGCGGAGCCGTATTCCCGGCGAGCCCTTCCGGGTCCGCTGGTGGGAGGTCGCGGCGGTGCTGGGCGTGGGGCTGGCGGCGGCGCTGCTCTTCGGCTTCTGGGTTGCGGCTCGCTCGGGAGCGGGGGAAGGCCTGGGGCCTGGAACGGTGGGGGCGGCGGGATCACCCTCCAGCCAAGCCCTTAAGGAGGTGAGTGACCCGCTCGGCCTCTTCTGGGAGCGGGGCCTGTGGGTCCTGAGCCTGCTCGCCTTCCTGGTATTCACCGGACTGGCGGCAGCGCTGTTCTGGCTGGGGCTGCGCTTTCGACCGGACCCAGAGGAGGTGGAGCCGGGGGGCACCCTGACCGCCACCCCATCCCCGGGTGAGGAGGAGGCGCTGCACCGTGTCCGGCTGGCCTACCGCGCGGCCCTCGCCTCGCTGGGGGCGGCGGGCCTGGGGCGGGGAGAGGCGGAGACGCCCGCCGAGCACGCGGGCCGGGTGGCCGGGGTGAGGCCCGCGCTGGCCGGGCCGCTGGGCACCCTCGTCGCCGCTTATTCCCCCGTGCGCTACGGGGGCCGGGTGACCGAGGACGACGCGGACGCGGCCGAACGGGCCGCGCGGGAAGTGACGCACCTCACGGCGCAGCCGGACCGAAAAGACACGGAAAGCGAGACGACATGA
- a CDS encoding AAA family ATPase, whose protein sequence is MTNGRRTGELAGVQAYAGRVLENVARVLVGKEDVTRLALAGILAGGHLLLEDAPGTGKTMLARALAASLGLGFRRVQFTPDLLPSDVTGVSVYRPATGEFEFVPGPIFTGLLLADEINRATPKTQSALLEAMGEGQVTESGVTHVLPPPFVVVATQNPIEHEGTYRLPEAQLDRFLLRLSVGYPTPEEEVRMLARLQGSHPIDTLGAVATPDDLLAARAAVREVRVSDDLRRYIAALSARTRAHPQVALGGGPRASLALQGVAQALAALAGRTFVLPDDVKAAAPGVLAHRLSLRIEARLAGTRPEEIVADVLRHEPVPAEPLSAGAAP, encoded by the coding sequence ATGACGAACGGAAGACGAACAGGGGAGCTGGCCGGAGTCCAGGCCTACGCGGGCCGGGTGCTGGAGAACGTCGCGCGGGTGCTGGTCGGCAAGGAGGACGTGACGCGGCTCGCGCTGGCGGGCATCCTGGCGGGCGGTCACCTGCTGCTGGAGGACGCCCCCGGCACCGGCAAGACGATGCTGGCCCGCGCGCTCGCCGCCAGCCTGGGGTTAGGCTTCCGCCGGGTGCAGTTCACGCCCGACCTGCTCCCGAGCGACGTGACGGGCGTGAGCGTGTACCGCCCCGCGACCGGTGAGTTCGAGTTCGTCCCCGGGCCGATCTTCACCGGCCTGCTCCTCGCCGACGAGATCAACCGCGCCACGCCCAAGACGCAGTCCGCGCTGCTGGAGGCGATGGGCGAGGGCCAGGTCACCGAGTCGGGGGTCACGCACGTCCTCCCGCCGCCCTTCGTGGTGGTCGCCACCCAGAATCCCATCGAGCACGAGGGCACCTACCGGTTGCCGGAAGCGCAGCTCGACCGCTTCCTCCTGAGGCTCTCGGTGGGCTACCCCACGCCTGAGGAGGAGGTGCGGATGCTCGCCCGCCTCCAGGGCTCGCATCCCATCGACACGCTCGGCGCCGTCGCCACACCCGACGACCTGCTGGCGGCCCGGGCGGCGGTGCGCGAGGTGCGGGTTTCGGACGACCTGCGGCGCTACATCGCGGCGCTGAGTGCCCGGACCCGTGCCCACCCGCAGGTCGCGCTGGGCGGAGGTCCCCGCGCCAGCCTCGCCTTGCAGGGGGTGGCGCAAGCCCTCGCGGCGCTCGCGGGCCGGACCTTCGTGCTGCCCGACGACGTGAAGGCCGCCGCGCCGGGAGTCCTCGCCCACCGCCTCAGCCTGCGGATCGAGGCGCGGCTCGCCGGGACCCGCCCCGAGGAGATCGTCGCGGACGTGCTGCGGCACGAACCCGTGCCCGCCGAACCCCTCTCTGCCGGAGCCGCCCCCTGA